In one window of Vespa crabro chromosome 6, iyVesCrab1.2, whole genome shotgun sequence DNA:
- the LOC124424882 gene encoding probable elongation factor 1-delta isoform X3 translates to MATATALTLVKVWFDKPSYDKAERLYFERRTKKNQQSTCPILPAGGSLANEVAKAREHIKQSLQCMDDIAALTGVSHSNQDVGSRIATLEKDNQDLRNVVQELRYIIEKLEKRVEVLEGEQILPCPVLAVCPAKPDKLENALNKEDDDEDIDLFGSDSEGEDAEAAKIREERLAAYAAKKAKKPALIAKSNIILDVKPWDDETDMKIMETEVRKIETDGLLWGAAKLVPLAFGIHKLQISCVVEDDKVSVDWLTEQIQEIEDYVQSVDIAAFNKI, encoded by the exons ATGGCAACAGCAACAGCTCTTACACTTGTGAAGGTATGGTTTGACAAGCCATCCTATGATAAAGCAGAGCGGCTATATTTTGAACGAAGGACTAAG AAAAACCAACAGTCCACTTGTCCAATCCTACCTGCTGGTGGAAGTTTAGCCAATGAAGTTGCCAAGGCACGTGAACATATTAAACAATCTTTACAATGT atGGATGATATTGCTGCACTTACTGGAGTATCTCATTCCAATCAAGATGTTGGATCACGCATAGCTACTCTTGAGAAAGATAACCAAGATTTACGAAATG TTGTTCAAGAattgagatatattattgaaaagttGGAAAAACGTGTAGAAGTACTTGAAGGAGAACAGATACTTCCATGTCCAGTTTTAGCAGTTTGTCCTGCTAAACCCGATAAGTTAGAAAATGCATTAAACAAAGAAGACGATGATGAAGATATCGATCTATTTGGTTCAGATTCAGAG GGTGAAGATGCAGAAGCTGCTAAAATTAGAGAAGAACGTCTTGCTGCATATGCTGCAAAGAAGGCTAAAA aGCCCGCATTGATTGCTAAATCTAACATAATACTTGATGTTAAACCGTGGGATGATGAAACTGATATGAAAATTATGGAGACTGAAGTACGTAAAATTGAAACTGATGGATTATTATGGGGTGCAG cCAAACTTGTACCACTTGCTTTTGGTATTCATAAACTTCAAATTTCTTGTGTTGTGGAGGACGATAAAGTGTCTGTCGATTGGTTAACTGAACAAATACAGGAAATCGAAGATTATGTTCAAAGTGTTGATATTGCCgctttcaataaaatataa
- the LOC124424739 gene encoding chromatin accessibility complex 16kD protein: MAAQGIPSKMKELRLPISRVKTIMKSSPYVDTVGQDGLYLVTKATELFIHYLTEEAHMQNNKGNNLDYKHLAEVVQTNDTLEFLREIMPRKITVRQFKEMMASKSSNSSSSESSSDSDSDSESDTDSCSNSDNKEDNENSSGSEHETETQENGKCSFSDKSEASVKSDSEEESKR, encoded by the exons atggcGGCGCAAGGTATACCATCTAAAATGAAGGAATTACGTTTACCTATATCAAGAGTAAAAACCATAATGAAAAGTTCACCTTATGTCGATACAGTCGGGCAAGACGGACTGTATTTAGTTACGAAAGCTACA gAATTGTTTATTCACTATCTGACAGAAGAAGCTCATATGCAAAATAATAAAGGGAATAATTTAGATTACAAGCATTTAGCAGAAGTTGTACAAACAAATGATACATTGGAATTTTTACGGGAAATAATGCCACGAAAAATTACAGTAAGGCAATTCAAGGAGATGATGGCATCTAAATCATCGAATAGTAGTTCTTCTGAAAGTAGCTCAGACTCAGATAGTGATAGCGAATCTGATACTGACTCTTGTtctaatagcgacaataaggAAGATAATGAAAACTCATCTGGTAGTGAACATGAAACAGAAACACAAGAAAATGGTAAATGTAGTTTCAGTGATAAAAGTGAGGCTAGTGTTAAAAGTGACAGCGAAGAGGAATCTAAGAGgtag
- the LOC124424882 gene encoding probable elongation factor 1-delta isoform X4, which yields MATATALTLVKVWFDKPSYDKAERLYFERRTKMDDIAALTGVSHSNQDVGSRIATLEKDNQDLRNVVQELRYIIEKLEKRVEVLEGEQILPCPVLAVCPAKPDKLENALNKEDDDEDIDLFGSDSEGEDAEAAKIREERLAAYAAKKAKKPALIAKSNIILDVKPWDDETDMKIMETEVRKIETDGLLWGAAKLVPLAFGIHKLQISCVVEDDKVSVDWLTEQIQEIEDYVQSVDIAAFNKI from the exons ATGGCAACAGCAACAGCTCTTACACTTGTGAAGGTATGGTTTGACAAGCCATCCTATGATAAAGCAGAGCGGCTATATTTTGAACGAAGGACTAAG atGGATGATATTGCTGCACTTACTGGAGTATCTCATTCCAATCAAGATGTTGGATCACGCATAGCTACTCTTGAGAAAGATAACCAAGATTTACGAAATG TTGTTCAAGAattgagatatattattgaaaagttGGAAAAACGTGTAGAAGTACTTGAAGGAGAACAGATACTTCCATGTCCAGTTTTAGCAGTTTGTCCTGCTAAACCCGATAAGTTAGAAAATGCATTAAACAAAGAAGACGATGATGAAGATATCGATCTATTTGGTTCAGATTCAGAG GGTGAAGATGCAGAAGCTGCTAAAATTAGAGAAGAACGTCTTGCTGCATATGCTGCAAAGAAGGCTAAAA aGCCCGCATTGATTGCTAAATCTAACATAATACTTGATGTTAAACCGTGGGATGATGAAACTGATATGAAAATTATGGAGACTGAAGTACGTAAAATTGAAACTGATGGATTATTATGGGGTGCAG cCAAACTTGTACCACTTGCTTTTGGTATTCATAAACTTCAAATTTCTTGTGTTGTGGAGGACGATAAAGTGTCTGTCGATTGGTTAACTGAACAAATACAGGAAATCGAAGATTATGTTCAAAGTGTTGATATTGCCgctttcaataaaatataa
- the LOC124424631 gene encoding biogenesis of lysosome-related organelles complex 1 subunit 5 — protein sequence MASVIKDTGEIWTRLFEHRPFIQGEVTFFLREFQEKRDDGEVERLFKILEYSTELDQNQLPRAEQLGDCHLPSLKANIDVALSMCERVLQRQEEFDSDFALQHNREIRKAEWEKFINDMSDKCQKVDKAFQDKENEIKEYYIDLEKKLHITP from the exons ATGGCGTCCGTTATCAAAG ACACGGGAGAAATTTGGACTAGACTCTTTGAACATCGACCATTTATCCAAGGAGAAGTAACTTTTTTCTTAAGAGAATTTCAg gaaaagagagacgaCGGAGAAGTGGAAAGACTTTTCAAAATTCTTGAATATTCAACGGAATTAGACCAAAATCAGTTGCCACGTGCTGAACAACTTGGAGATTGTCATTTACCAAGTTTAAAAGCAAACATCGATGTTGCACTTAGTATGTGCGAACGAGTACTTCAGAGACAAGAAGAATTTGATAGT GATTTTGCTTTGCAACATAATAGAGAAATTCGTAAAGCGGAATGGGAAAAGTTCATAAATGATATGAGCGACAAATGTCAAAAAGTGGATAAAGCCTTTCAGgacaaagaaaacgaaatcaaagaatattatatcgatttagaaaaaaagttaCATATTACAccttga
- the LOC124424882 gene encoding probable elongation factor 1-delta isoform X2, which produces MATATALTLVKVWFDKPSYDKAERLYFERRTKNKYQVKNFKNLKKEDECNILKMDNLDITEKCDEICVKNEDIKVCNDTVTKCLSKVKFKEKKNKADTRHKKRKNGKNNIKEQKEQLSNQKNQQSTCPILPAGGSLANEVAKAREHIKQSLQCMDDIAALTGVSHSNQDVGSRIATLEKDNQDLRNVVQELRYIIEKLEKRVEVLEGEQILPCPVLAVCPAKPDKLENALNKEDDDEDIDLFGSDSEGEDAEAAKIREERLAAYAAKKAKKPALIAKSNIILDVKPWDDETDMKIMETEVRKIETDGLLWGAAKLVPLAFGIHKLQISCVVEDDKVSVDWLTEQIQEIEDYVQSVDIAAFNKI; this is translated from the exons ATGGCAACAGCAACAGCTCTTACACTTGTGAAGGTATGGTTTGACAAGCCATCCTATGATAAAGCAGAGCGGCTATATTTTGAACGAAGGACTAAG AATAAGTAccaagtaaaaaattttaaaaatcttaaaaaagaagatgagtgtaatatattaaaaatggacAACTTGGATATCACAGAAAAATGTGATGAGATTTGtgtaaaaaatgaagatattaaAGTTTGTAATGATACGGTTACAAAGTGTCTCTCAAAagttaaatttaaagaaaaaaagaacaaggcTGATACgagacataaaaaaagaaaaaatggaaaaaacaatattaaggagCAAAAAGAACAATTGTCTAATCAG AAAAACCAACAGTCCACTTGTCCAATCCTACCTGCTGGTGGAAGTTTAGCCAATGAAGTTGCCAAGGCACGTGAACATATTAAACAATCTTTACAATGT atGGATGATATTGCTGCACTTACTGGAGTATCTCATTCCAATCAAGATGTTGGATCACGCATAGCTACTCTTGAGAAAGATAACCAAGATTTACGAAATG TTGTTCAAGAattgagatatattattgaaaagttGGAAAAACGTGTAGAAGTACTTGAAGGAGAACAGATACTTCCATGTCCAGTTTTAGCAGTTTGTCCTGCTAAACCCGATAAGTTAGAAAATGCATTAAACAAAGAAGACGATGATGAAGATATCGATCTATTTGGTTCAGATTCAGAG GGTGAAGATGCAGAAGCTGCTAAAATTAGAGAAGAACGTCTTGCTGCATATGCTGCAAAGAAGGCTAAAA aGCCCGCATTGATTGCTAAATCTAACATAATACTTGATGTTAAACCGTGGGATGATGAAACTGATATGAAAATTATGGAGACTGAAGTACGTAAAATTGAAACTGATGGATTATTATGGGGTGCAG cCAAACTTGTACCACTTGCTTTTGGTATTCATAAACTTCAAATTTCTTGTGTTGTGGAGGACGATAAAGTGTCTGTCGATTGGTTAACTGAACAAATACAGGAAATCGAAGATTATGTTCAAAGTGTTGATATTGCCgctttcaataaaatataa
- the LOC124425007 gene encoding splicing factor 3B subunit 6, whose translation MTMAMLQRRANVRLPPEVNRVLYIRNLPYKITAEEMYDIFGKYGAIRQIRVGNTAETRGTAFVVYEDIFDAKNACDHLSGFNVCNRYLVVLYYQSNKAFKRVDVDKKMEEIDKLKTKYNLNEEKK comes from the exons ATGACTATGGCTATGTTACAACGTCGAGccaat gtaAGGCTTCCACCAGAAGTAAATCgagttttatatattagaaatttacCTTACAAGATTACAGCAGAGGAAATGTATGATATCTTTGGTAAATATGGGGCAATTAGACAAATCAGAGT tgGTAATACAGCTGAAACTAGAGGAACTGCATTTGTCGTTTATGAAGATATCTTTGATGCTAAAAATGCATGTGACCATCTCAGCGGTTTCAATGTGTGTAATCGTTATCTAGTGGTCCTCTATTATCAAAGTAATAAAGCGTTCAAGCGAGTCGACGTTGACAAGAAGAtggaagaaatagataaattaaagACAAAGTATAATTTGaatgaagagaagaaataa
- the LOC124424630 gene encoding transmembrane protein 199: protein MPVETIDDPSICVKPNTKLIDFVWKYISDVNDAPPGIATLKKSNRKKCNDVLLKLSDINWLNNYLQEYRKTTAKKVYLHEILEDVDVILPTPKITPRNPELEARIQKLTAQQNAREYKAMTKSIDSTRKDLPEDTLAYQMKQINKQLIAVAQFIFSVLAGFAFGFVGVELIVGNLDFGFRLLLGIICALVIALAEIYFLAIKLNEDCYDVFSTPKPTKLHQE, encoded by the exons atgcCTGTAGAAACAATCGATGATCCATCCATATGTGTGAAACCAAACACAAAATTAATAGACTTTGTTTGGAAATACATATCCGATGTAAATGATGCACCACCTGGTATTGCTACTTTAAAGAAGAGTAATAGGAAGAAGTGCAATGAcgttttattgaaattaagtGATATAAATtggttaaataattatttacaagaaTATAGAAAAACTACAgctaaaaaagtatatttacaTGAAATATTAGAGGATGTTGATGTAATATTACCAACACCAAAAATTACACCTAGAAATCCTGAATTGGAAGCAAGAATACAAAAACTGACAGCGCAACAAAATGCAAGAGAATATAAAGCTATGACTAAAAGTATTGATTCCACACGAAAAGATTTACCAGAAGATACATTAGCATATCaaa tgaagcaaataaataaacaactaATTGCTGTTGCACAATTTATCTTCTCTGTATTAGCAGGATTTGCATTTGGTTTCGTCGGAGTAGAATTAATAGTTGGTAATTTAGATTTTGGATTTAGACTGTTACTGGGTATAATATGTGCATTAGTAATTGCTTTGGCAGAAATCTACTTTCTGGCTATTAAGTTAAATGAAGACTGTTATGATGTATTTTCAACGCCTAAACCAACAAAATTACATcaagaataa
- the LOC124424882 gene encoding protein artemis isoform X1, with protein MSTFLGLIEELPAISVDSFSGQNLNSSVFFLSHCHVDHMNGLNNLFFEYLEKCNKYLYCSPISKLILQNKFSLNENCKIKEIHIDTPVVIEYNDKQDNNHIIVVISISAGHCPGSLMFLFQKQDKLVLYTGDFRINPNDYSKLRSLHVKQGCRLLPKKLDKIYLDTTFLNPNFSYLPSRKESIIKIHQAIKEWLDQDPRNVVMLECSALYGSEFLYIELSKSLNMKIHVKDLVYNTYCSITEIAPHITNDSNSTPIHACTKKSDRSLKCRYDVSKENILIIVPSVLKWQGKDISKIAEWDEHRERTYNVCYSMHSSFNELKAFIQYFDPMEIFPCVCPTNQEKQIYDILNEIMTKSTDQTLKTNKPRYQLKLSCYKTTNVNTSENIYFSDDDSC; from the exons ATGTCAACTTTTCTTGGGCTTATCGAGGAATTACCAGCTATCTCTGTGGATTCATTTAGCGGACAAAATCTTAACTcttctgtattttttcttaGTCATTGTCACGTAGATCATATGAAtggtttaaataatttattctttgaaTACTTAGAGAAATGTAATAAGTATCTTTATTGTAGTCCAATTAGTAAATTAATtctacaaaataaatttagcttaaatgaaaattgcaaaataaaagagattcaTATAGACACTCCAGTCGTTAtagaatataatgataaacaggataataatcatattattgtagTAATAAGTATTTCAGCTGGGCATTGTCCAGGCTCTCTCatgtttctctttcaaaagcaAGATAAATTAGTGCTTTATACTGGAGACTTTAGAATTAATCCAAATGATTATTCAAAATTAAGATCTTTGCATGTAAAACAAGGCTGTAGGTTACTTCCAAAGAAacttgataaaatttatttagatacAACTTTTTTAAACCctaacttttcttatttaccatctcgaaaagaaagtataataaaaatacatcaaGCAATTAAGGAATGGCTCGATCAAGACCCAAGGAATGTTGTTATGCTGGAATGTTCTGCCCTTTATGGTTCAGAGTTTCTTTACATAGAATTATCAAAGtctttaaatatgaaaattcatGTTAAAGATCTTGTGTACAATACTTACTGTTCTATTACTGAAATAGCTCCCCATATTACAAATGATTCTAACAGTACTCCTATACATGCATGCACTAAAAAATCAGATCGATCATTAAAATGTCGTTATGATGTaagcaaagaaaatatattaattattgtgcCATCGGTATTAAAATGGCAAGGAAAAGATATATCAAAGATAGCTGAGTGGGATGAACACAGAGAAAGAACGTATAATGTATGTTACTCCATGCATTCTTCATTTAATGAGCTTAAAGCATTTATACAATACTTTGATCCtatggaaatatttccatgtgTTTGCCCTACGAATCAAGAGAAACAAATTTATGATATactaaatgaaataatgacTAAATCTACTGATCAAACATTGAAAACGAATAAACCACGATATCAACTAAAGTTATCTTGTTACAAGACAACAAATGTCAATACTtctgaaaatatttactttagcGATGATGATAGTTGTTA A